Part of the Drosophila kikkawai strain 14028-0561.14 chromosome 3L, DkikHiC1v2, whole genome shotgun sequence genome is shown below.
agttatttttaattgcttgCTTTAAAGTAAGATTAAACGGAAACCTGCCGTTGTATtgtataaaaacttaaacttctactttaaaataaactacTTCTACTACTAAAATACTACTTCTacttctaaaataaaataaacaatctgaaggatattatttcatatgaATATCTTATTGACTTGTATATTATCCAGGCTGAATTTCGGGATCATATAGAACAGGATTTGGGTTATTACTCTTTGCCTCTGACCAAACCTGCAGCTGGTTTTGCAACTGCCTGGGCTCCAGCTTGAGTGGCAGTCTTCTCGGAGCCGCAGGAACTCCAAAGACTCGTAGTTTATATAGTAGATACTCGTACCTATCGAACTCGTGACTCTTGACATAATGAAAACTAATACCCGAACTTGAGCCAGTTTCTTTAAcctgaaaattaagaaaataattaaattaaagtttaaaaatttacaatctACTCAACTTACAGGCTCAAAGAAGGTAAGTTTGTGCAACCAGGTGTTATTGGGGAATGTAGGCAACATGGAATGGGGAGACAAGGGCCAGAAACGATCCCTTCCTTTCTCATCTCGCGATTCGCCGGCCACCACGCCCACATTCTGCAGGCAGAAGCCAATGCCTTTGTCCTCCGATGACTGATTATGCGGACAGAAACGAGTATTATTCAATGCAAACAAGTTGAGCCGTCTCAGAGCATCCCGACTCATCACATAGCCTGCTCCTCCGGACATATAGCCCTGCGGAAAGGTGGTTCGAAATCGGTGGCCAAAGTAAAGAGCAGCCTCAGGATCATAGGGATACAGCAGCAGACGCAGGTTCTCCATTATCACAAAGCTAAAATTGATtacaaaatgtaataaatattttttttaattaatttaaaactcacGTGTCATCATCCGCCTTGAGAAACCAGTCGTAATCCTCTACAAAGTTTTTGTACACATATTTCATGCCCGCTCGCACCTTTAAGTATAGATTTTCTCGTTCCTCGGGTATGCCCACATCAATGGCACCCAGCTCCTTGTCCTCCTGGCTGCTGATGAAGATCAGCTTGTTGCAGCGTTTGCCCCACGTTCGTTTCACCTTGGCGGCCTTCGTTATGTGATTTTTCGGCATCGTTAGCACCATACACAGCACCCGGGTCTCGTTGTAAAGCTGCCTGGCCAGCTCTTCCTCCGTCGGCAGCTGGGGCGTGGCCTCCTCCGCGATTCGTGTCATCACCGTACTGCCAAGACCCGCTTCGGTCAGCTGGAAGAACTCAAAGATATCCGTCACCCGGATGCCAATGATCAGGCCCAGAGCCAGGCAGAGTATGTTGCGATACATTGCAATTGGGTTCCACACAAAGACTAAGTAGCAGTTCCAGCTGGCATTTGGCGCTTCTCCGGCGGGGTGGAATGGTGGTGGTGATGAGTGGCTGCCAGTGAGCGTGGAGCGAAGCTCTTACAAAACGAGCCGGGGGCACAGCGAGTGCATTTCGCAGTGTCGCTCATCGCCGCCAGCTGTTCGACGACTGCTCGATGTTTCCACTTTGCTTCCACCAACAAGGTAACAAGTGAAAGAGTCTCCTCTTACACAGGGAGAAATTTCGActacttaattaaaataattaatataataaatatatttataaaatgagaaaagagAAGTAATAggtgaatttaaaataatacaaatacaaattatactaaattaaattataaattttaaatatttttattaaaaaaaaattgtatttaaacaaaattgacATTTTTTCATTCTTTCATAATTTTAAGCCAAAATTTAtgctatatttttataccctttcagggtattataatttcagtcagaagtttgcaacgcagtgaaggagacgtttccgaccctataaaccatatatattctggatcagcatcaacaggggaatctttctagatatgtcaggaagaaatctattttttggccatttttgcaaaattttataaggggttacatcattaaaatttttgattttgataaaaaatttaattttcaaaatttttaaatgaagtatgcagatttattaactgtagaaaatcttgcacagaacagttttccgatttaaaatgaatgctcttttggccgagttatgatatttttaatttaaaaaaaaatcaagaagttttttaatataaaaaatccgattttataatacaaaataatatttttctaagtcaaggaatcaattccgaccccataaaccatatatattcttgatcagcatcaacaggggaatctttctagacatgtccggaagaaatcgattttttggccacttttgcaaaattttataaggggttacatcattaaaattagcaaaaatggccaaaaatgttgatttctttaaattttaaatttggtatgcagtttttttaaattaataaaaactaacacaaaactgctttccgaatcgaaattaatgcatgtttggcttagttatgatatattttgattgttacctgcaagggtatacaaactttggctggccaaagttagcttcctttcttgttatttttagtGTTTACTCTTGCTTCCTTGGTTTATTATGAACATAAAAAACAACCATTAAGCATGCCAATCCAAGGCATTTATGGCCTCTAAAAACTTATACGGAACAAAACGCTTATTTCAAGGTTAatcatattaattaaaaaaatttaaaaatgctatAAAAAAGTGATAAAATAAGCACAGCTAAATTATGAgagctttttaaaaaatataaatttaaaagcaactatttgttaaacaataaattatcCGCAGTGCACTCTCTCAGCCTGGCTGAAACAAGTTTTTTGAGTTTCGGCTGTGATTGGCATTTGTAATGAGTCACACGTGTGTCTCCGCTCTTGTGTCGTCGTCGTTTGTCGCATTcagcaaatattttaaagagcTCAACAATGCCGTTCCTTTCGCTTTCCTGAGCATCCAAAGAGATCATCCAGAGCACCAAACAACAATTTGGAGCTATTTTCGGGGCAACCGGTTTCCAGCTGCCTCTTCTTGACCCATTTTGGCATAAATTAGCGCCTCTTTGCCCGCTGTAATCACAGCCAAATTCCATTTAACCAAACCGAAACGCTTTGCTTGTGGCAATGAAATCActcgatttatttttatagctaTATAatgtttcatttcatttcatttcgtttatGTTTTTAGCTTGCTTCCACGTTACAATGTTAGTTTTACTTAGTACAAATGAATTCGTTTTAGTTTGTAGATTTACTTTAGcttggttttattttcctttttagaCTAAATGTGGACTAATTAATTCGcgttttgctttgctttgttttgtttttagttttgtttttcagtttcttttttagtttcagtttcagtttgtTGTTTAACTTATCATTTCGCGCTGCTAACCATCTAGTGTCTTGTTATTTGTTAGTTTCtctctttgtttttatatcaCCGCACACTGACCCCTTCTTGAAAACTTGATTACAAAacgtttaatatttaatattagtttgTCTGCTGGCTAAACGCACTTAGAACTGATGCTCCTCATTTCGATTCCATTCTCTCCCGGATTTTACGCGCTATTACGCGCTCGTTATACGTTTAGTAAGTGCACTTGCCAATTTCTGTTTATCAGAGAGCCTCTCGCCAGAGGCCTCAATCAATCGTCACCACCGAACGcaaaggggggaaaaaaatagcgaaaattaacaaaaactgTCTGGCAAAACCTATCGGACACCTTCTAACCAAAAGCAATAAGTGTTAGTACATATTTT
Proteins encoded:
- the LOC108071485 gene encoding glycoprotein-N-acetylgalactosamine 3-beta-galactosyltransferase 1-like — translated: MYRNILCLALGLIIGIRVTDIFEFFQLTEAGLGSTVMTRIAEEATPQLPTEEELARQLYNETRVLCMVLTMPKNHITKAAKVKRTWGKRCNKLIFISSQEDKELGAIDVGIPEERENLYLKVRAGMKYVYKNFVEDYDWFLKADDDTFVIMENLRLLLYPYDPEAALYFGHRFRTTFPQGYMSGGAGYVMSRDALRRLNLFALNNTRFCPHNQSSEDKGIGFCLQNVGVVAGESRDEKGRDRFWPLSPHSMLPTFPNNTWLHKLTFFEPVKETGSSSGISFHYVKSHEFDRYEYLLYKLRVFGVPAAPRRLPLKLEPRQLQNQLQVWSEAKSNNPNPVLYDPEIQPG